The Klebsiella aerogenes KCTC 2190 region TTTATTTCCCCCAACGCTCGGGAATAATTAAGTCGCCGCGCAGCAGGCTGCCGCCGGGCTGCGGGCTTTTGCGGATCAGCCAGTTGACGATCCGCGAAGCCATCGCATCCATCGAATACTCAATCGCTGGGATGGTCGGAATACCCGGCATCTGCAGCGAACCCGCGAGACTGAAGACCATTACTTTTTCCGGCACCGCGCGGTTAAACGCCTGCAGCTGCGGCACTACCCGCTGCGCCTGCAGTTCATCGCTCACCAACAGCGCATTAAAGTTCAGGGTAGTGGCGTTATTCATCAACTCCTGTACCGCCACCGACGACGAGGCGCAGTCCAGGAAGACCAGGTTGCGATTAAACGGCAGGAAGTTCTTCTCCAGCGCATGCTTATAGCCCAGCAGCACCTGATCGGCAAAGCCGCTCCCCTGCGGATGGATCAGCGCAATCTGCCGCCGCCCCTGATTAATCAGATAATGACAGGCGGTTTCCGCGGCGAAGGCGTGATCAAACTGAATACTGTTCTCGCCATCGCTTTCCAGACAATCAATCAGCACCACATCGGGGCGCTCGATCTGCAGCGGAAAGCGCGCGCCGATGATCAGCACGTCATCGCACAGGCCACAGGTGAGTTCATCCAGCGCGCTTAATACGTCGCCGCGGTTATTGGCGAAGCGCAGCAGTAGATGCTTCTGATGCTGGCTGAGCTGTTTTTCCAGGGCGTAGAGATAGCTGGTGGTCTGATTGATGTTGTCCTGCGCGCAAATCACGCCGATACAGCCCGTCGACTGGCTCAGTAAGGATTGGGCAATCATATTGGGCCGGTAGTTCAGCGTTTCCGCCGCCTGAAGCACCGCCTGGCGGCTGGCCTCTTTTACCCCGCGCGAACCGCTCAGCACGCGCGAAACCGTGGCTTTCGATACCCCGGCTAACCGTGATACATCATTGATTGTCGACATCTTTTTTCCCCTGGCAGGTGCGGCTTAGCCCCTGTAACGCTGTGTCCTGAATCGCTTCAATTATAACCAGCGGCAGTATAGCCGTTTCCTTTTTTATTTGGAAACCGATTTTCCATTTCGGCAAAAAACCACGCCAAATCGACATTATTTTGTGAGCGAAATCTAATTAGTAAGCCCGCTAACGGTGAGTTATTGACCGCGCTCACAGTTCTGTTTTTTATAAATGGAAACCGGTTTCCGTCTGATATCAAATCATCCTCGCAATAACTTTTTACATATGAGGAAAGCCGTCGATGTACAAGATTATGCTGTGTTGCTCCGCCGGGATGTCCACCAGCCTGCTGGTGAGGAAAATGGTGGATGCCGCAAAGGAACGCGACCTGCCGGTGCAGATTGACGCCTATGGCGTTGCCGAATTTGATATGCAGTTTCCACAATACCAGGTGGTGCTGCTTGGCCCCCAGGTCAAATACATGCTGAAAATGCTTAGCGAGAAAGCCGCTCCCCTGAATATTCCCGTCCAGCCTATCGATACGATGGATTACGGAATGCAGCGGGGAGATAACGTTCTGAATTATGCCCTGTCGCTGATCGCCGCGGCGCACTAAGAGGTGTTCAAATGAGTTCTCTGTATCAGTCGATGATTGCCGTGATCGAGCAATCTATTACTCCGCTGGCAGGACGCCTTGGGCAACAGAAATATGTTATCGCCATCCGCGATGGCTTTACCGCCGCATTGCCGTTCATGATCATCGGCTCTTTCATGCTGGTATTTATCTTTCCGCCTTTCTCGCCGGAGACCACTAACGGCTTTGCCCGCGGCTGGCTGGATTTTTCCCAGCAGTACCGTGAACAGCTGATGCTGCCGTTTAACCTCAGCATGGGCGTTATGACCTTCTTTATCTCGGTCGGCATCGGCGCCAGCCTCGGACGCCAGTTCCAGCTCGATCCGGTCATGTCCGGCCTGCTGGCGTTTATGGCCTTCCTGCTGGTCGCCGCGCCCTATGCCGATGGCAAAATTTCTACTCAATATTTATCCGGCCAGGGCATTTTCACCGCGCTGATCACCGCCATCTACTCCACCCGCGTTTACGCCTGGCTGAAGCAAAACAACGTGACCATTCGCCTGCCGAAAGAGGTGCCGACCGGCGTCGCCCGTTCGTTTGAGATCCTCATTCCGGTACTGGTGGTCATCGGTACTCTGCATCCGCTCAACCTGTTCATTGAGGCGCAAACCGGCATGATCCTGCCGCAGGCGATTATGCATCTGCTGGAACCGCTGGTCTCCGCCTCCGATTCGCTGCCGGCGATTCTGCTGTCGGTGCTGATGTGCCAGATTTTCTGGTTCGCCGGTATTCACGGCTCGCTTATCGTTACCGGGATTATGAACCCGTTCTGGATGGCCAACCTGTCGGCAAACCAGGCGGCGCTGGCGGCCGGCGCGGCGCTGCCGCACGTTTACCTGCAGGGCTTCTGGGATCACTATTTGCTGATTGGCGGCGTCGGTTCGACCCTGCCGCTGGCCTTCCTGCTGCTGCGTAGCCGGGTCACGCATCTGCGGACTATCGGCAAAATGGGCATCGTGCCGAGCTTCTTTAATATCAATGAACCGATTCTGTTCGGCGCGCCGATCATCATGAACCCAATGATGTTTATCCCCTTCGTCTGCGTGCCGATGGTCAACGCGGTGCTGGCTTACGGCGCAACCCGCCTTGGCTGGCTGAGCCAGGTGGTGTCGCTGACGCCGTGGACGACGCCCGCGCCGATTGGCGCCTCGTGGGCGGCTAACTGGACTTTAAGCCCGGTGGTGATGTGCGTTATCTGCATGGTGATGTCGGCAGTGATTTATCTGCCATTCCTGCGCGCCTATGAGCGTTCATTAATAAAGAATGAAGTCGAAAAGGCGAAAAGCGTTGCACCGGTCGCCGGGGCCGTTAGCCAGTAATTCCTGTATTACCTGAAAATATGTATTTATGCGGAAAAGGGATTTTCGCCAAATAATCTGATTATAAACGCAATAACCTCAGGAAATATATTTTGAGAAAAAATTAATACATCTGCATTTGTACTAGCCGTTAAAT contains the following coding sequences:
- a CDS encoding LacI family DNA-binding transcriptional regulator, encoding MSTINDVSRLAGVSKATVSRVLSGSRGVKEASRQAVLQAAETLNYRPNMIAQSLLSQSTGCIGVICAQDNINQTTSYLYALEKQLSQHQKHLLLRFANNRGDVLSALDELTCGLCDDVLIIGARFPLQIERPDVVLIDCLESDGENSIQFDHAFAAETACHYLINQGRRQIALIHPQGSGFADQVLLGYKHALEKNFLPFNRNLVFLDCASSSVAVQELMNNATTLNFNALLVSDELQAQRVVPQLQAFNRAVPEKVMVFSLAGSLQMPGIPTIPAIEYSMDAMASRIVNWLIRKSPQPGGSLLRGDLIIPERWGK
- a CDS encoding PTS sugar transporter subunit IIB; the protein is MYKIMLCCSAGMSTSLLVRKMVDAAKERDLPVQIDAYGVAEFDMQFPQYQVVLLGPQVKYMLKMLSEKAAPLNIPVQPIDTMDYGMQRGDNVLNYALSLIAAAH
- a CDS encoding PTS cellobiose transporter subunit IIC; its protein translation is MSSLYQSMIAVIEQSITPLAGRLGQQKYVIAIRDGFTAALPFMIIGSFMLVFIFPPFSPETTNGFARGWLDFSQQYREQLMLPFNLSMGVMTFFISVGIGASLGRQFQLDPVMSGLLAFMAFLLVAAPYADGKISTQYLSGQGIFTALITAIYSTRVYAWLKQNNVTIRLPKEVPTGVARSFEILIPVLVVIGTLHPLNLFIEAQTGMILPQAIMHLLEPLVSASDSLPAILLSVLMCQIFWFAGIHGSLIVTGIMNPFWMANLSANQAALAAGAALPHVYLQGFWDHYLLIGGVGSTLPLAFLLLRSRVTHLRTIGKMGIVPSFFNINEPILFGAPIIMNPMMFIPFVCVPMVNAVLAYGATRLGWLSQVVSLTPWTTPAPIGASWAANWTLSPVVMCVICMVMSAVIYLPFLRAYERSLIKNEVEKAKSVAPVAGAVSQ